The following proteins are encoded in a genomic region of Ananas comosus cultivar F153 linkage group 25, ASM154086v1, whole genome shotgun sequence:
- the LOC109729084 gene encoding uncharacterized protein LOC109729084 has translation MEMSLPNHCSLRTPSSPHHRRSRSRRARLRTRRSAPAPAAAAAAAEEEEEEAVEIRVCVNRTCARQGSRGVLAALAGLAPAGVAVAACGCLGRCGAGPNLAVLPRGALVGHCGTPARAAQLLADLCGPRFDPRANLEALALRKKGEDELERGSPAEAETLLSQAIDLNPSGGLHFMYRSRSAARLAIGNIAGALADATEASKIAPDYPQAYLSQGDAFLAMEEWDAAEKAYSTALHLDPLLRRSKSFKARVAKLQEKLTTVSASS, from the exons ATGGAGATGAGCTTACCCAACCACTGCTCTCTCCGAACCCCTTCATCACCCCACCATCGTCGTTCCCGCTCGCGGCGAGCGAGGCTCCGAACTCGGCGGAGTGCGCCGGccccagcggcggcggcggcggcggcggaggaggaggaggaggaggcggtggagATTAGGGTTTGCGTGAACCGGACGTGCGCGCGCCAGGGCTCGCGCGGGGTCCTCGCGGCGCTCGCGGGGCTGGCCCCGGCCGGGGTCGCCGTGGCCGCGTGCGGGTGCCTCGGCCGCTGCGGCGCCGGGCCCAACCTCGCCGTGCTCCCGCGCGGCGCCCTCGTCGGCCACTGCGGCacccccgcgcgcgccgcccaGCTCCTCGCCGACCTCTGCGGGCCCCGCTTCGACCCCCGGGCGAATCTCGAGGCGCTCGCGCTGAGGAAGAAGGGGGAGGACGAGCTCGAGCGGGGGAGCCCCGCCGAGGCCGAAACCCTGCTCTCCCAG GCCATTGATCTAAATCCTTCTGGAGGCCTGCATTTTATGTACAGGAGCAG ATCTGCTGCGAGATTGGCAATAGGGAACATTGCTGGTGCTCTTGCAGATGCCACTGAAGCATCTAAAATCGCTCCCGATTATCCGCAG GCTTATCTATCACAAGGCGACGCATTCCTTGCTATGGAGGAGTGGGATGCTGCAGAGAAAGCATATTCAACTGCTTTGCATCTCGATCCTTTGCTTCGTCGTTCCAAATCATTCAAG
- the LOC109728892 gene encoding ubiquinone biosynthesis protein COQ4 homolog, mitochondrial, protein MQGARVSLKGWQQAAVAVGSALGALMDPRRADLIAALGETTGKPAFQRVLERMKNSPEGREVLLDRPRVISKNVSHAWDLPDGTFGAAYAKFMGSRNFSPDDRPPVRFMETEELAYVATRAREVHDFWHVLFGLPTNLIGESALKVIEFEQMLLPMCLLSVVGGSARFSENQRALFFQHYFPWALKAGFQCTNLICVYYEKHFGEDLELVRKKWGIITCPDAKRRSLQIVPVPS, encoded by the exons ATGCAAGGAGCGCGGGTTAGTCTAAAGGGATGGCAACAAGCAGCGGTTGCTGTTGGCTCTGCCCTTGGGGCCCTAATGGATCCTAGAAGGGCTGATTTAATAGCTGCTCTTGGAGAGACTACTGGAAAGCCGGCATTTCAGCGCGTTCTTGAGCGAATGAAGAACAGCCCTGAAGGAAGA GAAGTTCTTCTCGATCGTCCCCGTGTTATATCCAAAAACGTGTCTCATGCGTGGGACCTACCTGATGGCACATTCGGTGCAGCTTATGCCAAGTTCATGGGATCAAGAAATTTCTCACCAGACGATCGGCCCCCTGTGCGATTCATGGAGACAGAGGAACTTGCTTATGTGGCAACCAGGGCCCGCGAGGTGCATGATTTCTGGCACGTGCTATTCGGCCTCCCAACAAATTTGATAGGGGAGTCCGCCCTTAAGGTGATCGAGTTCGAACAGATGCTTCTTCCCATGTGTCTATTATCGGTGGTCGGAGGTTCGGCGAGGTTTAGTGAGAATCAAAGGGCTCTCTTCTTCCAGCATTACTTTCCGTGGGCTCTAAAAGCTGGTTTTCAGTGTACAAATCTCATTTGTGTGTACTACGAGAAGCACTTTGGTGAAGATTTAGAGTTAGTGCGGAAAAAGTGGGGAATAATCACTTGTCCTGATGCAAAAAGGAGAAGCCTTCAGATTGTGCCGGTGCCCTCATGA
- the LOC109703523 gene encoding BTB/POZ domain-containing protein At3g19850, whose translation MQELCDLKVHINGQHTFLIHQGILCSFSGRLRKMVVMKEKKKNQVSWCPVIKIMDFPGGPDGFELVSRFCYSNGRIQITPSNVCLLHCSAVYLEMGEELSTCNLLTQTETFMDGLFYWTWSDILVALKSCEPFFAAADSSGLLEKLLSSLLSKISANSELQLVAAAAAAAAAANTPPSSSSCSSSPDTVGFRCSSSTKTPESIRPCFSREWWFDDLTILAPPTIEKMMKMLGSCGNNNRNLILTRFLLHYLKSAVQRPSFNGGVAGYKAEYGGLADTAVHGVVLMGRSAFSCRGLFWVLGVVSGLGLSKECRHNLERLMGLMLDQATLDDLLVSGSDGNGVYDVNLVLRLVRVFVGSEETGVPSQRMKRVGRLIDKYLGEISPDQSLKVAKFLGVAESLPDSARDCYDGVYRALDIYLESHPTLSAEDRTSLCRCLNFEKLSLEACKDFAKNRRIPPGLAVQALASQQSKLQIRTNVQNQIDPSETPRKLACVESKTASPDILDEKEQLRLNLQKMQSRVMELEKACREMKGQMSKMFKGKSCNNTSHQSGRGMPRLC comes from the exons ATGCAGGAGCTCTGTGATCTCAAGGTGCACATCAATGGCCAACACACCTTCCTCATCCACCAG GGGATCCTCTGTTCCTTCTCAGGGAGGTTGAGGAAGATGGTGGtgatgaaggagaagaagaagaaccaaGTGAGTTGGTGCCCTGTTATCAAGATCATGGACTTCCCAGGGGGCCCAGATGGGTTTGAATTGGTTTCAAGATTCTGCTACAGCAATGGGAGGATTCAGATCACCCCCTCCAATGTTTGCCTCCTCCATTGCTCTGCTGTTTACCTGGAGATGGGTGAGGAGCTCTCCACATGCAACCTCTTAACCCAAACCGAGACCTTCATGGATGGGCTCTTCTACTGGACTTGGAGCGACATCCTTGTTGCCCTCAAAAGCTGCGAGCCCTTCTTCGCCGCCGCCGACTCCTCGGGCTTGCTCGAAAagctcctctcctccctcctctcaaAGATCTCAGCCAACTCAGAGCTTCAGcttgtagcagcagcagcagcagcagctgctgcagcaAACAcaccaccttcttcttcttcttgttcctcATCCCCTGACACAGTTGGGTTCAGGTGCTCCTCATCCACCAAAACACCTGAGTCCATAAGGCCCTGTTTCAGCAGAGAGTGGTGGTTTGATGATCTGACCATTTTGGCCCCACCCACCATagagaagatgatgaagatgcTTGGTTCCTGTGGGAACAACAACAGGAACCTTATTCTCACCAGATTCCTATTACACTACCTCAAATCAGCAGTTCAAAGGCCAAGCTTCAATGGGGGAGTTGCTGGGTACAAAGCAGAGTATGGTGGGCTTGCAGATACAGCAGTTCATGGTGTGGTTCTGATGGGGAGAAGTGCCTTTTCCTGCAGAGGGCTTTTCTGGGTTCTTGGAGTGGTCTCTGGCCTTGGACTGAGCAAAGAATGCAGGCACAATCTGGAGAGGTTGATGGGTCTAATGCTTGATCAAGCCACACTGGATGATCTGCTGGTCTCAGGAAGTGATGGGAATGGTGTGTATGATGTGAATCTGGTTCTGAGATTGGTGAGGGTGTTTGTGGGTTCTGAGGAAACTGGAGTTCCCTCACAGAGGATGAAAAGAGTTGGCAGGTTAATTGATAAGTATTTAGGGGAAATATCCCCTGATCAGAGCTTGAAAGTGGCTAAGTTTCTTGGAGTAGCTGAGAGCTTGCCTGATTCTGCTAGAGATTGCTATGATGGGGTCTATAGAGCTTTGGACATCTATCTTGAG TCGCATCCGACTCTATCTGCCGAGGATCGCACGAGCCTCTGCCGATGCCTAAACTTCGAGAAGCTCAGCCTCGAGGCGTGCAAGGACTTTGCGAAGAACCGGAGAATCCCGCCAGGACTCGCAGTTCAAGCGTTAGCCTCGCAACAATCCAAGCTCCAGATCAGAACCAATGTACAGAATCAAATCGACCCGAGTGAGACACCGAGAAAACTAGCATGTGTCGAATCCAAAACGGCTTCGCCAGATATTTTGGATGAGAAAGAACAGCTTCGCCTAAATCTGCAGAAAATGCAGAGTAGGGTGATGGAGCTGGAGAAGGCATGTAGAGAGATGAAGGGCCAAATGTCTAAGATGTTTAAGGGTAAATCTTGCAATAACACTAGCCATCAAAGTGGTAGGGGAATGCCTAGACTCTGTTGA
- the LOC109703525 gene encoding protein COFACTOR ASSEMBLY OF COMPLEX C SUBUNIT B CCB3, chloroplastic isoform X1 codes for MALPYTLSPRFNAPRLSSGILHKSIGPLRFSPQRSDKSDKQELTRGLAKSKFHQAPAAPLESSICTQSSVSHAQHELCESLSYYSQMLTIADIDPATAKTLVGITGPFLSAFGFLFILRIVMSWYPKLPVGKFPYVIVYAPTEPFLKVTRKVIPPLGGVDVTPVVWFGLVSFLNEILVGPQGLLVLLSQQV; via the exons ATGGCGCTTCCGTATACACTGTCCCCACGATTCAACGCACCTCGCCTAAGCTCAg GAATTTTACACAAGAGTATTGGACCGTTGCGATTTTCT CCCCAGAGAAGTGACAAAAGTGATAAACAGGAACTTACAAGAGGTTTGGCAAAAAGCAAATTCCATCAAGCTCCAGCTGCTCCATTGGAATCGTCTATATGCACACAATCATCGGTATCACATGCGCAACATGAGCTATGCGAATCTCTTTCGTACTACTCCCAGATGTTGACAATAGCGGATATCGACCCCGCCACCGCTAAGACGCTAGTCGGGATAACAGGCCCTTTCCTCTCAGCATTCGGGTTCTTGTTCATACTGAGGATAGTTATGTCGTGGTATCCGAAGCTACCCGTGGGTAAGTTCCCCTATGTCATAGTCTATGCACCTACTGAACCTTTTCTTAAGGTAACCAGGAAGGTGATACCACCTCTTGGCGGGGTAGATGTTACACCCGTGGTATGGTTTGGTCTCGTGAGCTTCTTGAATGAGATATTAGTTGGCCCACAAGGGCTACTTGTTCTTTTGTCTCAACAAGTTTAG
- the LOC109703525 gene encoding protein COFACTOR ASSEMBLY OF COMPLEX C SUBUNIT B CCB3, chloroplastic isoform X2: protein MALPYTLSPRFNAPRLSSGILHKSIGPLRFSELTRGLAKSKFHQAPAAPLESSICTQSSVSHAQHELCESLSYYSQMLTIADIDPATAKTLVGITGPFLSAFGFLFILRIVMSWYPKLPVGKFPYVIVYAPTEPFLKVTRKVIPPLGGVDVTPVVWFGLVSFLNEILVGPQGLLVLLSQQV from the exons ATGGCGCTTCCGTATACACTGTCCCCACGATTCAACGCACCTCGCCTAAGCTCAg GAATTTTACACAAGAGTATTGGACCGTTGCGATTTTCT GAACTTACAAGAGGTTTGGCAAAAAGCAAATTCCATCAAGCTCCAGCTGCTCCATTGGAATCGTCTATATGCACACAATCATCGGTATCACATGCGCAACATGAGCTATGCGAATCTCTTTCGTACTACTCCCAGATGTTGACAATAGCGGATATCGACCCCGCCACCGCTAAGACGCTAGTCGGGATAACAGGCCCTTTCCTCTCAGCATTCGGGTTCTTGTTCATACTGAGGATAGTTATGTCGTGGTATCCGAAGCTACCCGTGGGTAAGTTCCCCTATGTCATAGTCTATGCACCTACTGAACCTTTTCTTAAGGTAACCAGGAAGGTGATACCACCTCTTGGCGGGGTAGATGTTACACCCGTGGTATGGTTTGGTCTCGTGAGCTTCTTGAATGAGATATTAGTTGGCCCACAAGGGCTACTTGTTCTTTTGTCTCAACAAGTTTAG
- the LOC109703590 gene encoding protein S-acyltransferase 11, with amino-acid sequence MDEEAVEVDHSVTSMQEGHEATCWGCGLRLLLTAYAPIFKCGWCGAITQQNQTSRKPDSVCFSHWRCVRDRSLVAILLFFMFFVISGGVWAVYPVVFSISYFCGVFHCIVTAILSIITISSFFLASFSSAGAPTNILWGSYPVIGKNGLENYTFCAYCTKPKPPRAHHCRSCKMCVMDMDHHCPFIGNCVGAANHRFFVAFLISIVISCSYILVMTIYAGFRVWPPLKLRTLVAYGLNSTSALSLVKEITAAFASSAFLLSARGLLLVYLAFASLSVEIGISVLLWQQLSFIYEGNTYINSVTSPNAVHGERGWQNILRFFGCPHSVFRILLGPTNGGKSQNNSNSKLL; translated from the exons ATGGATGAAGAGGCGGTTGAG GTAGATCACTCTGTTACGTCCATGCAAGAGGGGCATGAGGCTACATGCTGGGGTTGTGGCTTACGCCTTCTTCTTACTGCCTATGCGCCTATTTTTAAATGTGGATGGTGTGGGGCAATAACACAGCAAAACCAAACTTCAAGAAAACCTGACAGCGTATGTTTTTCTCACTGGCGATGTGTCCGAGATAGGTCCCTTGTCGCTATTCTCCTTTTCTTCATGTTTTTTGTGATCA GTGGTGGTGTTTGGGCTGTATACCCAGTTGTTTTCTCAATCAGCTATTTCTGTGGGGTTTTCCACTGCATAGTGACAGCTATTTTGTCTATTATTACCATTTCTAGTTTTTTCCTAGCATCGTTTTCCTCTGCTGGGGCACCGACAAACATATTGTGGGGTAGTTATCCGGTCATTGGTAAAAATGGCTTAGAAAACTATACTTTTTGCGCATACTGTACAAAGCCAAAGCCCCCAAGAGCGCATCACTGCCGTTCATGTAAAATGTGCGTGATGGACATGGATCATCATTGCCCTTTT ATTGGCAACTGTGTTGGAGCTGCAAACCACCGGTTTTTTGTTGCGTTTCTTATATCTATAGTCATCAGTTGTTCATACATTCTCGTGATGACCATCTATGCTGGATTTCGTGTATGGCCTCCTCTGAAGCTCAGAACTCTTGTGGCGTATGGCCTCAATTCTACGAGCGCCTTAAGTTTAGTAAAGGAGATCACAGCTGCTTTTGCTAGCTCTGCATTCTTGTTGTCTGCAAGAGGCCTTCTTCTTGTATATCTGGCTTTCGCAAGTCTCTCTGTAGAGATTGGTATCAGTGTATTGTTGTGGCAGCAACTCTCTTTTATTTACGAGGGTAACACATACATCAATAGTGTAACTTCGCCGAATGCTGTACATGGAGAAAGGGGCTGGCAAAATATCCTTCGATTCTTTGGCTGTCCACATTCGGTTTTCAGAATTCTACTTGGCCCTACAAATGGTGGGAAATCGCAAAACAATTCAAACTCCAAGCTCTTGTGA
- the LOC109703470 gene encoding probable metal-nicotianamine transporter YSL14, translating to MFSVIVMKLNLTTGIIPSLNVSAGLLGFFFVRAWTKALQRCGALKHPFTRQENTVIQTCVVACSGIAFSGGFGSYLFAMSETIAKQSTEANDAQNIKDPKLGWMIGFLFVVSFLGLFSVVPLRKIMIIDYKLIYPSGTATAHLINSFHTPQGAKLAKKQVKTLGKFFVISFLWGFFQWFYTGGDDCGFLAFPSLGLEAYQNRFYFDFSATYVGVGMICPYLVNVSVLLGGILSWGIMWPLIEGKKGDWFPADLPSTSLHGLQGYRVFIAIALILGDGLYNFFKVLARTISAFASQIRSKSSTTTLPITDGNSPTADTTQISYDDQRRTELFLKDQIPNLVAFGGYTAIAIISIITIPHIFPQLKWYYILVTYIVAPVLAFCNAYGCGLTDWSLASTYGKLAIFTIGAWAGLSHGGVLAGLAACGVMMSIVSTASDLTQDFKTGYMTLASPRSMFISQMFGTAMGCVIAPSVFWLFYKAFKDIGVPGSEYPSPNALVYRNMAILGVEGFSSLPKHCLTLCFIFFAAAIVVNLIRDLVPKKVSRFIPLPMAMAIPFYLGSYFAIDMCIGSLILFVWERINKAEADAFAPAVASGLICGDGIWTLPQSVLALAQVKPPICMKFLSRSMNSKVDAYIAKIS from the exons ATGTTCAGCGTGATCGTGATGAAGCTGAACCTGACGACGGGGATCATCCCGTCGCTGAACGTGTCGGCGGGGCTCCTGGGCTTCTTCTTCGTGCGCGCGTGGACGAAGGCGCTCCAGCGCTGCGGCGCCCTCAAGCACCCCTTCACCCGCCAGGAGAACACCGTCATCCAGACCTGCGTCGTCGCCTGCTCCGGCATCGCCTTCAGCG GGGGCTTTGGAAGTTACCTCTTTGCCATGAGTGAGACCATTGCCAAGCAATCGACAGAGGCAAATGATGCTCAGAACATCAAGGACCCCAAGTTAGGGTGGATGATCGGGTTCCTCTTTGTTGTCAGCTTTCTCGGGCTGTTTTCTGTTGTACCTCTTAGAAAG ATAATGATAATTGACTACAAGCTGATCTATCCCAGTGGCACTGCAACCGCACACCTTATTAACAGTTTCCACACTCCTCAGGGTGCTAAACTAGCCAA GAAACAAGTGAAAACATTGGGCAAGTTCTTTGTCATCAGCTTCCTTTGGGGATTCTTCCAATGGTTTTATACTGGCGGCGATGATTGTGGATTCCTAGCCTTCCCTTCTTTAGGTCTCGAAGCCTATCAAAACAG gttctattttgatttttcagcCACCTATGTAGGTGTTGGAATGATCTGCCCCTACCTTGTTAATGTATCTGTACTCTTGGGAGGCATTCTATCATGGGGAATTATGTGGcctctaattgaaggtaaaaaaGGCGACTGGTTCCCAGCGGATCTTCCATCCACCAGCCTTCATGGTTTGCAAGGATATCGT GTCTTTATAGCCATTGCATTGATCCTCGGTGACGGCCTTTACAACTTCTTCAAGGTCTTGGCCCGCACGATCTCCGCCTTTGCATCTCAGATCCGAAGCAAAAGCTCCACAACCACACTACCAATCACAGACGGCAATTCCCCAACTGCTGATACCACGCAAATATCCTACGACGACCAACGCCGCACCGAGCTCTTTTTGAAGGACCAGATTCCAAATCTGGTTGCATTCGGTGGCTACACCGCGATCGCCATAATTTCCATCATAACGATCCCCCACATTTTTCCACAACTCAAATGGTACTACATCTTGGTTACCTACATTGTTGCGCCAGTCCTCGCCTTCTGCAATGCCTATGGCTGTGGCCTCACTGATTGGTCCCTTGCCTCCACCTATGGTAAACTTGCAATTTTCACCATTGGGGCATGGGCGGGCCTGTCCCATGGTGGCGTCCTTGCGGGCCTAGCGGCCTGCGGTGTCATGATGAGCATCGTCTCCACCGCTTCGGACCTCACTCAGGACTTCAAAACTGGCTACATGACTTTGGCCTCTCCACGGTCCATGTTTATCAGCCAAATGTTCGGCACCGCCATGGGCTGTGTTATTGCCCCGTCGGTCTTCTGGCTGTTCTACAAGGCCTTCAAGGATATTGGCGTGCCTGGTTCCGAGTACCCATCCCCCAATGCACTCGTGTACCGTAACATGGCTATACTCGGCGTCGAAGGGTTCTCTTCATTGCCAAAGCACTGTCTCACCCTCTGCTTCATCTTCTTTGCCGCTGCTATCGTCGTCAACTTGATACGAGATTTAGTGCCCAAGAAGGTGTCGAGGTTTATTCCTCTCCCCATGGCAATGGCGATACCGTTCTATCTCGGATCGTATTTCGCGATCGACATGTGTATCGGAAGTTTGATATTGTTCGTGTGGGAGCGGATCAACAAGGCGGAGGCCGATGCGTTTGCTCCAGCTGTGGCTTCAGGATTGATATGTGGCGACGGAATTTGGACTCTGCCGCAGTCCGTGCTCGCACTTGCTCAGGTGAAGCCGCCTATATGTATGAAGTTTCTGTCCAGAAGCATGAATTCGAAGGTGGATGCGTACATTGCGAAGATATCTTAG
- the LOC109728985 gene encoding snakin-2-like: protein MNEGSAIDCGGACAERCKESSRPNLCKRACGTCCRRCSCVPPGTYGNYEVCPCYAAITTRGGRKKCP, encoded by the exons ATGAATGAAGGGTCTGCAATAG ATTGCGGAGGGGCATGCGCGGAGAGATGCAAGGAATCGTCGAGGCCGAACCTGTGCAAGAGGGCCTGTGGGACGTGCTGCAGGCGGTGCAGCTGCGTGCCGCCGGGCACGTATGGCAACTACGAGGTCTGCCCTTGCTATGCCGCCATCACCACGCGCGGTGGACGGAAGAAATGCCCTTGA